In Streptomyces nodosus, one DNA window encodes the following:
- a CDS encoding glycerophosphodiester phosphodiesterase family protein, whose product MTARNVLASLTLVAVLASPTVAHASPAAGPSVLPQKTHFDLQAHRGGIGMTTEESLEGFGKALRLGVTTLELDTHITKDRKVVVNHDRQISKDKCADTAPVTPNDPMYPYVGKYIKDLTLAQIKTMDCGFQQLPGFPEQEQIKGFRMVELKDVLGLVKRYKAKGVKLNIETKVEAGAPEETAPRELFVRRVYEEIHASGIEKQVTIQSFDWGALKEIHKLAPTWPLVALTNYDFLQVGKPGKSPWLGGIDADDYDGDFVRAAASIKGVKALSPVYGFPQNGTVADPDFRFYVTKEMVKSAHARGLTVIPWTCDDPDTVKALMDMGIDGIITNYPNHVRQIMAERGMRLPKAYSAR is encoded by the coding sequence TTGACTGCGCGTAATGTCCTGGCGAGTTTGACTCTGGTAGCCGTGCTCGCCTCGCCCACCGTCGCCCATGCCTCTCCGGCCGCCGGCCCGTCCGTGCTGCCGCAGAAGACCCACTTCGATCTGCAGGCGCACCGCGGCGGCATCGGGATGACGACCGAGGAGTCCCTGGAGGGTTTCGGCAAGGCCCTGCGGCTGGGTGTCACCACGCTCGAGCTGGACACGCACATCACCAAGGACCGCAAGGTCGTCGTCAACCACGACCGGCAGATCAGCAAGGACAAGTGCGCCGACACCGCGCCGGTGACGCCGAACGACCCGATGTACCCGTATGTCGGCAAGTACATCAAGGATCTGACGCTCGCTCAGATTAAGACCATGGACTGCGGTTTCCAGCAGCTGCCCGGCTTCCCCGAGCAGGAGCAGATCAAGGGCTTCCGCATGGTGGAGCTCAAGGACGTCCTCGGCCTGGTCAAGAGGTACAAGGCCAAGGGCGTCAAGCTCAACATCGAGACCAAGGTCGAGGCGGGAGCCCCCGAGGAGACCGCGCCGCGGGAGCTGTTCGTCCGCCGGGTCTACGAGGAGATCCACGCCTCGGGCATCGAGAAGCAGGTCACCATCCAGTCCTTCGACTGGGGCGCGCTGAAGGAGATACACAAGCTCGCGCCCACGTGGCCCCTGGTCGCCCTGACCAACTACGACTTCCTCCAGGTGGGCAAGCCCGGCAAGTCCCCGTGGCTGGGCGGCATCGACGCCGACGACTACGACGGCGACTTCGTCAGGGCCGCGGCCTCCATCAAGGGCGTCAAGGCGCTCTCCCCGGTCTACGGCTTCCCGCAGAACGGCACCGTCGCCGACCCGGACTTCCGCTTCTATGTGACCAAGGAGATGGTCAAGTCGGCGCACGCCCGGGGTCTGACGGTCATCCCCTGGACCTGTGACGACCCGGACACCGTCAAGGCCCTCATGGACATGGGCATCGACGGCATCATCACCAACTACCCGAACCACGTCCGCCAGATCATGGCCGAGCGCGGCATGCGCCTGCCGAAGGCGTACTCGGCGCGCTGA
- a CDS encoding LacI family DNA-binding transcriptional regulator, whose translation MGVSLKDVALRAGVSIKTVSNVVNDYPHVTPAMRARVQQAIDELGYRPNLTARHLRKGRTGIIALAVPELGNPYFAELASAVIDAAARHHYTVLLDHTAGMREKEMLVCQGFRTHVIDGLILSPIELENQDLRGRTDAAPLVLLGEREYDAPYDHIAIDNVAAARSAVRHLAGMGRQRIAFLGARAESARQPAHLRLQGWREELAAAGLPHDDSLVAPTDGYGRADGAQAMTTLLDRGARPDAVFAYNDLQAIGAMRVLGERGLRVPQDVAVVGFDDIEEGRYGAITLTTVSPDKQAIARQAVGCVISRLTGSAEAEPRRLRPGHDLVVRESTLGRHR comes from the coding sequence GTGGGCGTCAGCCTGAAAGACGTCGCGCTGCGAGCGGGAGTGTCCATCAAGACCGTCTCGAACGTCGTCAACGACTATCCGCACGTCACCCCCGCCATGCGGGCCCGGGTCCAGCAGGCGATCGATGAGCTCGGCTACCGCCCCAACCTCACGGCGCGCCATCTGCGCAAGGGCCGCACCGGAATCATCGCGCTGGCCGTCCCCGAACTGGGCAACCCCTACTTCGCCGAGCTGGCCAGCGCGGTCATCGACGCCGCGGCACGCCACCACTACACCGTGCTGCTCGACCACACCGCCGGCATGCGGGAGAAGGAGATGCTGGTCTGCCAGGGGTTCCGGACCCATGTGATCGACGGTCTGATCCTCTCCCCCATCGAACTGGAGAACCAGGACCTGCGCGGCCGCACCGACGCGGCGCCGCTCGTGCTGCTCGGCGAGCGGGAGTACGACGCCCCCTACGACCACATCGCGATCGACAACGTGGCCGCGGCGCGCAGCGCGGTCCGCCATCTGGCCGGCATGGGACGGCAGCGGATCGCCTTCCTCGGCGCGCGGGCGGAGAGCGCCCGGCAGCCGGCCCATCTGCGCCTTCAGGGGTGGCGGGAGGAACTGGCGGCGGCCGGGCTGCCGCACGACGACTCGCTGGTGGCCCCCACCGACGGCTACGGCCGGGCGGACGGCGCGCAGGCCATGACCACCCTGCTGGACCGCGGGGCACGGCCCGACGCGGTCTTCGCCTACAACGACCTCCAGGCGATCGGCGCCATGAGGGTGCTCGGGGAGCGCGGGCTGCGGGTCCCGCAGGACGTCGCGGTGGTGGGGTTCGACGACATAGAGGAGGGCCGCTACGGGGCGATCACCCTGACCACGGTCTCCCCCGACAAGCAGGCCATCGCCCGCCAGGCCGTCGGCTGCGTCATCTCACGGCTGACCGGCTCGGCCGAGGCCGAGCCACGCCGACTGCGGCCGGGCCACGACCTGGTGGTCCGCGAGTCCACCCTGGGCCGCCACCGCTGA
- a CDS encoding ABC transporter permease — translation MNSLTTPRPTPASPRPTASPSPALDQERIASLLQRHGALAVLVAVVLVSSFVFPSFGTLDNAQNIAVQASFISVVALGMTLVIITGGIDLSVGSVFALGGVLAAWASQYGLWAALLLPLVVCGAIGALNGLLIARAGMAPFIVTLATLLGARGLLLALTHEGATTYLVSRGSAFAELGQGTVGGFGYPVLIALALFAAGGVVLQRTSFGQSLFAVGGSSDAATLMGLPVARTRVLVYLLSGLLAGFAGALNAARLSSGVTIIGTGMELDAIAAVVIGGTLLVGGAGSVSGTLWGVLLLAVIQNLINQIGSLNSSYQSVVSGGFLIVVVVAQRYLARARRTR, via the coding sequence CTCGCTGCTGCAACGGCACGGCGCCCTCGCCGTCCTGGTCGCCGTCGTCCTGGTGTCCTCCTTCGTCTTCCCGTCCTTCGGCACGCTCGACAACGCCCAGAACATCGCGGTGCAGGCGTCCTTCATCTCCGTCGTCGCCCTGGGCATGACGCTGGTGATCATCACCGGTGGCATCGACCTCTCGGTCGGATCGGTGTTCGCGCTCGGCGGTGTGCTGGCCGCCTGGGCCTCGCAGTACGGTCTCTGGGCCGCGCTGCTGCTGCCGCTGGTGGTCTGCGGGGCGATCGGGGCGCTGAACGGGCTGCTGATCGCCCGGGCCGGGATGGCCCCCTTCATCGTCACCCTGGCCACCCTGCTGGGCGCCCGGGGCCTGCTGCTCGCCCTCACCCATGAGGGCGCCACCACCTATCTGGTGTCACGGGGCTCGGCCTTCGCCGAACTCGGCCAGGGGACGGTCGGCGGATTCGGATATCCCGTGCTCATCGCGCTGGCGCTGTTCGCCGCGGGCGGGGTGGTGTTGCAGCGCACCTCGTTCGGCCAGTCGCTGTTCGCGGTGGGCGGCAGTTCGGACGCCGCGACCCTAATGGGGCTGCCGGTGGCCCGCACCCGGGTGCTGGTCTATCTGCTCAGCGGGCTGCTGGCGGGGTTCGCGGGCGCGCTCAACGCCGCCCGGCTCTCCTCCGGGGTGACGATCATCGGAACGGGCATGGAGCTGGACGCCATCGCCGCGGTGGTCATCGGCGGCACCCTGCTGGTGGGCGGCGCCGGCTCGGTGAGCGGGACCCTGTGGGGGGTGCTGCTGCTCGCCGTCATCCAGAACCTCATCAACCAGATAGGCTCGCTCAATTCGTCCTACCAGTCCGTGGTCAGCGGCGGCTTCCTCATCGTGGTGGTCGTGGCCCAGCGATATCTCGCGCGGGCTCGCCGCACCAGATGA